From a region of the Desulfosalsimonas propionicica genome:
- the hisS gene encoding histidine--tRNA ligase, which yields MIQLVRGFKDILPPETTVWQSIEDTARRHFENFGFREIRPPVLEQAALFQRSIGEHTDIVEKEMYTFAGSRDTLLTLRPEATASVVRAYIQHKIYAADPAARFYTIGPMFRKERPQKGRYRQFYQINAEVFGVDSPYMDAQLIYMCMTFFRRLSVSGLQVHLNSLGCPECRPAFRQKLSEMLAGRAENLCPDCLRRLEKNPLRVLDCKVPACREAVADAPSMLDFLCDDCGQHFRTVQAALADMDIDFQIDPRLVRGLDYYTRTAFEIQTSELGAQNAVAGGGRYDQLVEMLGGPAQPAIGFAIGLDRLVELFAAKFPAPETGPDVFFLPMGEAARERAAKWSSQLADAGVRVEADFSGRSLKALMRRADRMGAARVLIVGDQELAENKAVLRDMKTRDQVAVPMDRLVAFISEHVGR from the coding sequence ATGATACAGCTTGTCAGGGGTTTTAAAGACATTCTGCCGCCGGAAACCACGGTGTGGCAGTCCATTGAAGATACGGCCAGGCGGCATTTCGAAAATTTCGGTTTCCGGGAAATCCGGCCGCCCGTACTCGAACAGGCCGCGCTTTTTCAGCGAAGCATCGGCGAGCATACCGATATCGTGGAAAAGGAGATGTATACCTTTGCCGGAAGCCGGGACACCCTGCTGACCCTGCGGCCCGAGGCTACTGCATCAGTGGTGCGGGCCTATATCCAGCATAAGATTTATGCCGCCGACCCGGCAGCCCGGTTTTATACCATCGGCCCCATGTTCAGAAAAGAGCGGCCACAGAAGGGCCGTTACCGGCAGTTTTACCAGATCAATGCCGAGGTCTTCGGGGTGGATTCCCCGTACATGGACGCCCAGCTCATTTACATGTGCATGACTTTTTTCCGGCGGCTTTCGGTTTCCGGCCTGCAGGTGCATTTAAATTCCCTGGGTTGTCCCGAATGCCGGCCGGCGTTTCGGCAGAAGCTTTCTGAAATGCTGGCCGGCAGGGCGGAGAATTTGTGCCCGGACTGCCTGCGCCGTCTGGAGAAAAACCCTTTGCGCGTGCTGGACTGCAAGGTTCCGGCCTGCCGGGAGGCGGTGGCCGATGCCCCGTCCATGCTTGATTTTCTCTGCGATGACTGCGGGCAGCATTTCCGGACCGTGCAGGCCGCCCTGGCGGATATGGATATTGATTTTCAGATCGATCCCCGCCTGGTGCGGGGGCTTGATTATTACACGCGAACGGCCTTTGAGATCCAGACCTCGGAACTCGGCGCCCAGAACGCGGTTGCCGGCGGCGGGCGCTATGACCAGCTCGTGGAAATGCTTGGCGGCCCGGCCCAGCCGGCCATCGGGTTTGCCATCGGCCTGGACCGCCTGGTGGAGCTGTTTGCCGCCAAGTTTCCGGCCCCGGAAACAGGGCCGGATGTCTTTTTTCTGCCCATGGGAGAGGCCGCCCGGGAGCGGGCCGCCAAATGGTCAAGCCAGCTGGCGGATGCGGGCGTGCGCGTGGAGGCGGATTTTTCGGGCCGGAGCCTAAAGGCGCTTATGCGCCGGGCCGACCGCATGGGCGCGGCCCGGGTGCTGATTGTGGGCGATCAGGAGTTGGCTGAAAACAAGGCGGTTTTACGGGACATGAAAACCCGGGACCAGGTGGCGGTGCCCATGGACCGGCTGGTAGCATTCATATCCGAGCATGTGGGCAGGTAG
- a CDS encoding transporter substrate-binding domain-containing protein: MIRFTFQQRLFAVGIIKKVPTAVGFSIKAVMGFCRKALLWTMILPAVFLFVLPVVGRAQTPVLSASEIDYPPFCFMDDQGRADGFSVELMRAALSAMDRDVVFRTGPWHQVRGWLEDGEIQALPLVGRTPEREEIFDFTFPYMSLHGAIVVRSGTTGIWKLSDLEGRQVAVMKGDNTEEFLRRKDRGIDIRTTTTFENALYGLSEGQYDAVFIQRLVALRLLQETGLTNLEIVNKPVEEFRQDFCFAVKEGDSDTLALLNEGLALVMADGTFRRLHAKWFAAMQLPGRQILVGGDHNYPPYAFLDENGRPAGFNVDLIRAVAREVGLDIHIRLGPWEQIRNALENGEIDVIQGMFYSPERDRIFDFTPPHKVNHYVAVVRKNHGPAPDSVDELEDMRIVVQGGDIMHDFALENGLEDRISVVDAQEDALRQLAQGRHDCALVARRSAFYWMERYGWDNLEVGRHAFLSPDYCMAVKNGHQALLAQLGEGLEAVEESGEYRRIYQKWMGVYPGEDPGLVQILKYSAMVLGPLLFVLLASVAWSWSLRRQVARRTAEIQESEQHFRNLADSGSALIWTADVEKKCDYFNRAWLEFTGRSLSQEKGEGWVRGVHPEDRDRCLEIFQRAFDRHERFSIIYRLRRHDGQYRWIQDDGSPRYDFNGEFIGYIGHCLDITDFKRAQERIEHLNNVLRAIRDVNQLIVRERDPEALIREACRLLVDNRGYASVLIVLADDTGYPASWGEAGMGEVFLPLQEALSSGELPHCCRQAAEAGRIVMIQDQDKTCGDCPIADQCAERDVMCVQLIHAEKVFGYLAVALSHGLGQDTEEQALFTEMADDLAYALAVLEMEKQQAVSEQQRQSLEQQLQQAQKMESVGRLAGGVAHDYNNMLSVIIGYAELALDKVDPADPLHGDLAEILNAAKRSNDITRQLLAFARKQTINPAVLDLNQTVEGMLKMLRRLIGEDIDLSWRPGPELWPVKMDPTQIDQILANLCVNARDAIDGVGHITIETHNISIDDQYCRDHADFFPGEYVLLAVSDDGAGMNRQMLENIFEPFFTTKEVSKGTGLGLATVYGIVKQNKGFINVYSEPGKGTTFKIYLPGHTAADQSLVTDKPEEIPLGSGETVLLVEDEPGIMKMGQIMLQRLGYEVLVADSPAGALTQARDHGAPVHLLITDVVMPEMNGRRLAEAVESICPGIKVLYMSGYTADVIAHHGVLDKGLHFIEKPFSIRELAAKIRHVL; the protein is encoded by the coding sequence ATGATCCGGTTTACCTTTCAACAGAGGCTGTTTGCTGTGGGCATAATCAAAAAGGTACCGACTGCTGTGGGTTTTTCAATAAAGGCTGTAATGGGGTTTTGCCGCAAGGCCCTGTTATGGACCATGATTCTGCCGGCGGTTTTCCTGTTTGTTCTACCGGTTGTCGGCCGGGCCCAAACCCCTGTTCTTTCCGCATCAGAGATTGATTACCCGCCGTTTTGCTTTATGGATGACCAGGGCCGGGCAGACGGGTTTTCCGTTGAGCTCATGCGCGCGGCCCTGTCGGCAATGGACCGGGATGTGGTTTTCCGCACCGGGCCCTGGCATCAGGTCCGGGGCTGGCTGGAAGACGGAGAAATCCAGGCCCTTCCCCTTGTGGGCCGCACTCCGGAGCGCGAAGAAATCTTTGATTTCACCTTCCCCTACATGTCCCTGCACGGCGCCATAGTCGTGCGCAGCGGCACCACCGGCATCTGGAAGCTTTCTGATCTGGAGGGCCGGCAGGTGGCGGTGATGAAGGGCGATAATACCGAAGAATTTCTGCGGCGCAAAGATCGCGGCATTGACATCCGCACCACGACCACCTTTGAGAATGCCCTTTACGGCCTGTCCGAGGGCCAGTATGATGCTGTTTTCATCCAGCGCCTGGTGGCCCTGCGGCTTTTGCAGGAAACCGGACTCACCAATCTGGAAATCGTCAATAAACCCGTTGAGGAGTTTCGCCAGGATTTCTGTTTTGCCGTCAAAGAAGGTGACAGCGATACCCTGGCCCTGTTAAACGAAGGGCTGGCCCTTGTCATGGCAGACGGCACCTTCCGGCGCCTTCACGCAAAGTGGTTCGCAGCCATGCAGCTACCCGGCCGCCAGATTTTGGTGGGCGGGGATCACAATTATCCCCCGTACGCGTTTCTCGATGAAAACGGCCGGCCAGCGGGTTTTAACGTGGATCTGATCCGGGCCGTGGCCCGGGAGGTGGGTCTGGATATCCATATCCGGCTGGGCCCCTGGGAACAGATCCGCAACGCCCTGGAAAACGGTGAAATCGATGTGATCCAGGGGATGTTTTATTCCCCGGAAAGAGACCGGATTTTTGATTTCACGCCTCCCCATAAGGTGAATCATTATGTGGCCGTGGTGCGCAAAAACCACGGACCTGCTCCGGATTCGGTCGACGAACTGGAAGACATGCGCATTGTTGTCCAGGGCGGGGATATCATGCACGATTTTGCCCTGGAAAACGGCCTGGAGGACCGGATATCCGTAGTGGACGCCCAGGAAGACGCCCTTCGCCAACTGGCTCAGGGCCGGCATGACTGCGCTCTGGTGGCCAGAAGAAGCGCCTTTTACTGGATGGAGAGATACGGCTGGGATAACCTGGAGGTGGGCCGGCATGCGTTTTTGTCCCCCGATTACTGCATGGCGGTGAAAAATGGCCATCAAGCCCTTTTGGCCCAGCTGGGCGAGGGCCTTGAGGCGGTTGAGGAAAGCGGGGAATACCGGCGCATTTATCAAAAATGGATGGGGGTTTATCCGGGTGAAGATCCGGGCCTTGTTCAGATTCTTAAATACTCGGCAATGGTGCTGGGCCCGCTTCTGTTTGTGCTGCTGGCCTCGGTGGCCTGGAGTTGGTCGCTTCGCCGGCAGGTGGCGCGGCGGACCGCAGAAATTCAGGAAAGCGAGCAGCATTTCCGCAACCTTGCGGATTCCGGATCCGCCCTGATCTGGACCGCGGATGTGGAAAAAAAGTGCGATTACTTCAATCGGGCCTGGCTGGAATTTACCGGCCGGAGCCTGTCCCAGGAAAAGGGCGAGGGTTGGGTCCGGGGCGTGCATCCGGAGGACCGGGACCGGTGCCTTGAGATATTTCAAAGGGCCTTTGACCGGCATGAACGGTTTTCCATAATTTATCGTCTCCGCCGACATGACGGACAATACCGGTGGATTCAGGATGACGGCAGTCCCAGATATGATTTCAACGGGGAGTTTATCGGCTATATCGGCCATTGTCTGGATATCACCGATTTCAAGCGGGCCCAGGAGCGCATCGAGCATTTAAACAATGTCTTGCGTGCGATTCGGGATGTCAATCAGCTCATTGTCCGCGAACGCGACCCCGAAGCACTGATCCGGGAGGCGTGCCGGCTTCTGGTGGACAACCGCGGGTATGCCAGCGTGCTGATCGTGCTGGCAGATGACACGGGATATCCCGCATCCTGGGGCGAAGCGGGAATGGGAGAGGTTTTTCTGCCCCTCCAGGAAGCCCTTTCCAGCGGAGAGCTTCCGCATTGCTGCCGCCAAGCCGCGGAAGCCGGCCGGATCGTGATGATCCAGGACCAGGACAAGACCTGCGGCGATTGTCCCATTGCCGATCAATGCGCTGAAAGAGACGTCATGTGTGTGCAGCTCATCCACGCGGAAAAGGTGTTTGGCTATCTTGCCGTGGCCCTGTCCCACGGGCTCGGCCAGGACACCGAGGAGCAGGCGCTTTTTACGGAAATGGCCGATGATCTGGCCTATGCCCTGGCCGTACTCGAGATGGAAAAACAGCAGGCGGTATCCGAGCAGCAGCGGCAATCCCTTGAACAACAGCTCCAGCAGGCCCAGAAAATGGAGTCCGTGGGCCGCCTGGCCGGCGGCGTGGCCCATGATTACAACAATATGTTAAGCGTTATCATCGGATACGCTGAACTTGCCTTAGACAAGGTTGATCCGGCAGATCCCCTGCATGGGGATCTCGCCGAGATCTTAAATGCGGCAAAACGCTCCAATGATATCACCCGTCAGCTGCTTGCCTTTGCCAGAAAGCAGACCATCAACCCGGCTGTGCTGGATTTAAATCAAACCGTGGAAGGCATGTTAAAGATGCTGCGCCGGCTCATTGGTGAAGACATTGATCTTTCATGGCGGCCCGGCCCGGAGCTGTGGCCGGTGAAAATGGATCCCACCCAGATCGATCAGATCCTGGCCAACCTGTGTGTCAATGCCAGGGATGCCATTGACGGGGTGGGCCATATCACAATTGAGACCCATAATATCAGCATTGATGATCAGTATTGCCGGGATCACGCCGATTTTTTCCCGGGCGAATACGTGTTGCTGGCCGTAAGCGACGACGGTGCCGGCATGAACAGGCAGATGCTGGAAAATATTTTTGAGCCTTTTTTCACCACCAAGGAAGTCAGTAAGGGCACCGGCCTGGGGTTGGCCACAGTGTACGGCATTGTAAAGCAAAACAAGGGATTTATAAACGTCTACAGCGAGCCCGGCAAGGGCACCACTTTCAAGATCTATCTGCCCGGCCATACCGCTGCGGATCAAAGCCTTGTGACGGACAAACCTGAAGAAATCCCCCTGGGCAGCGGCGAAACCGTTCTGCTGGTTGAAGACGAGCCCGGGATCATGAAAATGGGTCAAATTATGCTGCAGCGACTGGGTTATGAAGTGTTGGTGGCAGACTCCCCTGCCGGCGCATTGACGCAGGCACGGGACCACGGCGCTCCGGTCCATCTGCTGATTACCGATGTGGTTATGCCGGAAATGAACGGACGCCGTCTGGCAGAAGCTGTTGAGTCCATATGTCCGGGAATAAAGGTGCTTTACATGTCGGGATACACAGCCGATGTGATCGCTCATCACGGGGTCCTGGACAAGGGCCTGCATTTTATTGAAAAGCCTTTTTCCATCCGGGAGCTTGCCGCAAAAATACGGCACGTCTTGTAA
- a CDS encoding YeeE/YedE thiosulfate transporter family protein, giving the protein MDNNQLSPPYWKWVPAAFALAGIIVFVFATFGPPASSSGFVAVLKGAIATVAPDYVEAKAHYRMSAGPGGWVFAFVLGMAIGGFIAARTFPAPVRDIPEIWENRFGSSRVKRYAAAFAGGFVILFASRLAGGCTLGLFISGSTQLAVSGLYFGVLIFVFAMLTARFVYGRAGKEGQ; this is encoded by the coding sequence ATGGATAATAATCAATTGTCACCGCCGTACTGGAAATGGGTTCCGGCCGCCTTTGCGCTGGCCGGGATTATTGTGTTTGTTTTTGCCACATTCGGCCCGCCGGCCTCGTCCTCCGGTTTTGTGGCCGTATTAAAAGGCGCCATTGCGACTGTTGCTCCGGATTATGTGGAGGCAAAGGCGCATTACCGCATGTCAGCAGGCCCGGGGGGATGGGTTTTTGCCTTTGTGCTGGGCATGGCCATTGGCGGGTTTATCGCGGCCCGCACCTTTCCCGCACCCGTGCGCGATATCCCTGAAATCTGGGAGAACCGTTTTGGCAGCAGCCGGGTCAAGCGATATGCAGCCGCTTTTGCAGGCGGGTTTGTAATCCTGTTCGCGTCCCGGCTGGCCGGGGGCTGCACCCTGGGGCTGTTTATTTCCGGCTCCACCCAGCTGGCTGTCAGCGGCCTGTATTTTGGTGTGCTGATTTTTGTCTTTGCCATGCTCACCGCCCGCTTTGTTTACGGCAGGGCGGGAAAGGAGGGCCAATGA
- the panB gene encoding 3-methyl-2-oxobutanoate hydroxymethyltransferase, with the protein MASAVTTKKLMDMKKKGEKITVLTAYDHPFAQMADEAGVNVLLVGDSLGMAVQGEATTLGVTMDEMIYHTRIVAKSARTSMVVGDMPFMSYQSSRSGALANAGRFLKEAGASAVKLEGGASVADTIAAMTQAGIPVMAHIGLTPQSVHQMGGFRVQRDRDRLMEDARRVEAAGAFSVVLEGIPADISAAITKSISIPTIGIGAGPDCDGQVLVIHDMLGLNGGHVPKFVKQYAQLRQNAMDGLRAYVEEVASGDFPSEEHCY; encoded by the coding sequence ATGGCAAGCGCAGTAACCACGAAAAAACTTATGGACATGAAAAAAAAGGGCGAAAAAATAACTGTTCTGACCGCCTATGATCATCCGTTTGCGCAGATGGCCGATGAGGCGGGCGTAAACGTGTTGCTGGTTGGCGATTCGCTGGGCATGGCGGTCCAGGGCGAGGCCACCACTCTCGGGGTGACCATGGATGAAATGATTTATCACACCCGCATTGTGGCCAAAAGCGCGCGCACGTCCATGGTGGTGGGCGATATGCCGTTTATGTCCTACCAGAGTTCCAGATCCGGGGCCCTGGCCAACGCCGGCCGGTTTTTAAAAGAAGCCGGGGCATCGGCGGTCAAACTTGAAGGCGGGGCATCGGTGGCCGATACCATTGCCGCCATGACCCAGGCCGGGATTCCGGTCATGGCCCATATCGGTTTGACCCCCCAGTCGGTGCACCAGATGGGCGGCTTTCGGGTCCAGCGCGATCGCGACCGGCTCATGGAAGATGCCCGGCGGGTTGAGGCGGCCGGGGCCTTTTCCGTGGTCCTTGAAGGCATTCCGGCAGACATCTCAGCGGCCATCACCAAAAGTATCAGCATTCCGACCATCGGCATCGGCGCCGGGCCGGACTGCGACGGCCAGGTCCTGGTGATCCACGATATGCTGGGCTTAAACGGAGGCCATGTGCCCAAGTTTGTCAAGCAATATGCGCAGCTCCGGCAAAACGCCATGGACGGCCTGCGCGCCTATGTTGAAGAAGTTGCATCAGGCGATTTTCCGTCTGAAGAGCATTGTTATTAA
- the aspS gene encoding aspartate--tRNA ligase, whose translation MNDTLGDMRRSHHCNALGAADTGAQVVLMGWVQRRRDHGGVIFIDLRDREGITQVVFNPDRNAAVHEKAHAIRSEYVLAVRGVVEKRPEGMTNPALATGEIEVMVSELKILNRAQTPPFMIEDQVDVNENTRLASRHIDLRRPSLQSNIMMRHRAAAAARRYLNDQGFLDIETPFLTRSTPEGARDYLVPSRLNPGSFYALPQSPQLFKQLLMISGFDRYYQIVHCFRDEDLRADRQPEFTQIDMEMSFVGEEDIMAVSEGLISSVFQEVGRAAVSPPFARMTYQEAMERYGLDRPDTRFGLELCDISDIVAASGFHLFSNTVKKGGIVKALNAKGCAGFTRKQIDDFTDFVAVYRARGLAWIRVKEDEWQSPITKFFSEEEKQAMAARLDMQPGDLVFFGADQPGIVNESLGQLRNHLGKKLGLIDENAYEFVWITDFPMFEYDETEKRYQALHHPFTAPAEKDLEKLASDPVGMRSRAYDLVLNGSEIGGGSIRIHQKDVQVRVLEALGMDRAEYEEKFGFLLSALDSGAPPHGGIAFGFDRLMTILCNTSSIREVIAFPKTQKGACLMTAAPASATAAQLGELGLKVRRVEQS comes from the coding sequence TTGAACGATACATTGGGAGATATGCGGCGGAGCCATCACTGCAACGCTCTGGGCGCCGCGGATACCGGCGCGCAGGTGGTGCTGATGGGCTGGGTGCAGCGGCGCCGGGATCACGGCGGCGTAATATTTATTGATTTGCGGGACCGGGAAGGCATTACCCAGGTGGTGTTCAATCCCGACCGGAATGCGGCAGTGCATGAAAAGGCCCATGCCATCCGCAGTGAATATGTGCTGGCCGTCCGGGGGGTGGTGGAAAAACGTCCCGAGGGGATGACCAACCCGGCCCTGGCAACCGGTGAAATCGAGGTCATGGTCTCGGAATTAAAGATTTTAAACCGGGCCCAGACCCCGCCGTTTATGATTGAAGACCAGGTGGATGTCAATGAAAACACCCGGCTGGCCAGTCGCCACATTGATCTGCGCCGGCCGTCTTTGCAGAGCAACATCATGATGCGCCACAGGGCTGCGGCTGCTGCGCGTCGGTATTTAAACGACCAGGGCTTTCTTGATATTGAAACCCCGTTTTTAACCCGCAGCACCCCGGAAGGCGCCCGGGATTATCTGGTGCCCTCCCGGCTGAATCCGGGTTCATTTTACGCGCTTCCCCAGTCGCCACAGCTTTTCAAGCAGCTTTTGATGATTTCGGGCTTTGACCGGTATTACCAGATTGTGCACTGCTTCAGAGACGAGGATCTGCGCGCCGACCGCCAGCCGGAATTCACCCAGATCGACATGGAGATGTCCTTTGTGGGTGAAGAAGACATCATGGCCGTGTCTGAAGGCCTGATTTCCTCAGTTTTTCAGGAGGTGGGCCGGGCTGCAGTCAGCCCGCCGTTTGCCCGGATGACCTACCAGGAGGCAATGGAGCGCTATGGACTGGACCGGCCCGATACCCGGTTTGGCCTGGAGCTTTGCGATATTTCCGATATCGTGGCTGCATCCGGGTTTCATTTGTTTTCCAATACAGTGAAAAAAGGCGGCATTGTCAAGGCGCTAAACGCCAAAGGATGTGCCGGTTTCACGCGCAAGCAAATCGATGATTTCACCGATTTTGTGGCCGTATACCGGGCCAGGGGACTGGCCTGGATCCGGGTGAAGGAAGATGAGTGGCAGTCGCCCATTACCAAGTTTTTCTCAGAAGAGGAAAAACAGGCCATGGCCGCGCGTCTGGACATGCAGCCCGGGGACCTGGTGTTTTTCGGCGCGGACCAGCCCGGCATCGTCAATGAGTCCCTGGGGCAGCTGCGCAATCACCTGGGCAAAAAACTGGGCCTGATTGATGAAAATGCATACGAATTCGTGTGGATCACCGATTTTCCCATGTTTGAATACGATGAAACCGAAAAACGGTACCAGGCCCTGCATCACCCCTTTACCGCCCCGGCGGAAAAAGATCTGGAAAAGCTGGCGTCTGATCCTGTGGGCATGCGCTCAAGGGCCTATGACCTGGTGTTAAATGGCTCGGAAATCGGCGGGGGAAGTATCCGCATCCATCAAAAGGACGTGCAGGTCCGGGTCCTGGAGGCCCTGGGCATGGACCGGGCTGAATACGAGGAAAAATTCGGGTTTCTGCTCTCGGCCCTGGACTCCGGGGCGCCGCCCCACGGGGGCATTGCCTTTGGCTTTGATCGGCTGATGACCATACTTTGCAACACGTCTTCCATCCGGGAGGTGATCGCCTTTCCCAAGACCCAGAAAGGCGCCTGTCTGATGACCGCGGCCCCGGCTTCGGCCACTGCGGCCCAGCTCGGGGAACTGGGGTTAAAAGTCCGGCGGGTGGAGCAGTCCTGA
- a CDS encoding YeeE/YedE thiosulfate transporter family protein, giving the protein MSSPIWLGLVSGIAFGFVIQRVGATNPDKMARAHLMIEGAIPRFMLLAVLLSAIGLLGLLASGTGRTLIIPTSLVATGVAGVLFGIGWGLCGYCPGTTWAAAGEGRMDAVFALLGGFAGTALFAQVHEILIPLLHAPTNLGQITLADWFGSDLAATVVLVAVFAASILGIGMLWERD; this is encoded by the coding sequence ATGAGTTCCCCGATATGGCTTGGACTGGTTTCCGGCATTGCTTTTGGATTTGTGATCCAGCGGGTCGGGGCTACCAACCCGGACAAGATGGCCCGGGCGCATTTGATGATCGAAGGGGCGATTCCGCGCTTCATGCTACTGGCCGTGTTGTTGTCCGCCATCGGCCTGCTGGGGCTTTTGGCCTCGGGCACGGGCCGGACCCTGATCATCCCCACGAGCCTGGTTGCAACAGGGGTTGCAGGCGTGCTGTTTGGTATCGGCTGGGGGCTTTGCGGCTATTGTCCGGGCACCACCTGGGCTGCGGCCGGAGAGGGCCGGATGGACGCGGTCTTTGCCCTGCTTGGCGGTTTTGCCGGCACCGCCCTGTTTGCCCAGGTGCATGAAATTTTAATCCCGCTTCTGCATGCGCCCACCAACCTGGGCCAGATTACCCTGGCAGACTGGTTTGGCAGTGATCTGGCGGCCACGGTTGTTCTTGTGGCGGTTTTTGCCGCCAGCATTTTGGGAATTGGCATGCTCTGGGAAAGGGATTGA
- a CDS encoding desulfoferrodoxin — MAEQKQIYKCEACGNVVEVLHGGAGDLVCCGENMKLFEEKTADEGKEKHVPVVEAADGGVKVKVGSNPHPMEEKHYIEWVEIIDGDQSCRHYLKPGQAPEAVFKGASPNVSAREYCNVHGLWKS, encoded by the coding sequence ATGGCAGAACAAAAACAGATTTACAAGTGTGAAGCGTGCGGCAACGTTGTTGAGGTGCTCCATGGCGGCGCCGGCGATCTGGTGTGTTGCGGGGAGAACATGAAGCTGTTTGAAGAAAAGACCGCAGACGAGGGCAAGGAAAAACACGTGCCCGTGGTCGAGGCGGCTGACGGCGGGGTCAAGGTCAAGGTCGGCAGCAATCCCCATCCCATGGAGGAAAAGCATTACATTGAATGGGTGGAAATCATTGACGGTGACCAGTCCTGCCGCCATTATCTCAAGCCGGGCCAGGCACCCGAGGCGGTTTTCAAGGGGGCCAGTCCCAATGTATCCGCCCGTGAATACTGCAACGTGCATGGATTGTGGAAATCCTAA
- a CDS encoding sulfurtransferase: MKERFAFRHVIIAVILFLGVLWSFGSAAQDRADYPNKQFVADARWVKDHMEDKDVVVVDVRRDKYFDDRVIPGAIRMPWSEFRFNDIGNNLGSLFRGVEQAQQILGRHGIAPTDTVVLYDSVERDGGATASYVFWILDVMGHENKKILKRGIDAWADAGYETADQPRQPEPVTYQAASEQMRKHLLIDADFIYRRLGDFYYQIVDVRSREEYLGEKGSKGLDGTPLKLGHIPTAVNVNYQNAWTDPETKDIKSYTELQALYKGLDPAKGVIVYCASGRRSSFSYFVLRLMGFENVYTYEASWEEWGRPDRFLPVETAENELTGDFLPQPAKMTDSVQSTGGPDASRPKDGEPAGGYVSCGG; this comes from the coding sequence ATGAAAGAACGTTTTGCATTCAGGCATGTCATTATTGCCGTGATCCTGTTTTTGGGCGTGCTGTGGTCTTTTGGCTCCGCAGCCCAGGACAGGGCTGACTATCCCAACAAACAGTTTGTTGCCGATGCCCGCTGGGTCAAAGACCATATGGAAGACAAGGATGTGGTTGTCGTTGATGTCCGCAGGGACAAGTACTTTGACGACCGCGTGATCCCCGGAGCGATCCGGATGCCCTGGTCGGAATTTCGTTTTAATGACATTGGCAACAACCTGGGTTCCTTGTTCAGGGGGGTGGAGCAGGCCCAGCAGATTCTGGGCCGCCATGGTATTGCCCCCACGGATACGGTGGTGCTTTATGATTCGGTGGAGCGCGACGGCGGGGCAACAGCCTCGTACGTGTTCTGGATACTGGATGTAATGGGCCATGAAAACAAGAAAATTCTTAAACGGGGCATTGACGCATGGGCGGATGCCGGCTATGAGACAGCAGACCAGCCCCGGCAGCCCGAGCCTGTCACTTATCAGGCCGCATCTGAGCAGATGCGCAAGCACCTTTTGATTGACGCGGATTTCATTTACCGCCGCCTGGGAGATTTTTACTATCAGATCGTGGATGTGCGCTCCAGGGAGGAATACCTTGGAGAAAAGGGCTCCAAAGGCTTAGATGGCACTCCCCTGAAACTCGGCCATATACCGACTGCGGTTAATGTCAATTATCAGAATGCATGGACGGATCCGGAAACCAAGGACATTAAATCCTATACAGAGCTGCAGGCGCTGTATAAGGGACTGGACCCGGCCAAGGGGGTCATTGTTTACTGCGCTTCAGGAAGACGGAGTTCTTTTTCCTATTTTGTGCTCCGGCTCATGGGGTTTGAAAATGTTTACACCTATGAGGCATCCTGGGAGGAGTGGGGCCGGCCGGACCGGTTTCTTCCGGTGGAGACCGCGGAGAATGAACTGACCGGGGATTTTCTGCCCCAGCCGGCAAAAATGACCGATTCGGTTCAAAGCACCGGCGGCCCGGATGCGTCCCGGCCCAAAGACGGTGAGCCTGCCGGCGGATACGTGTCCTGCGGGGGTTGA
- the rbr gene encoding rubrerythrin — MARLKGTRTEKNLLTAFAGESQARNRYTYFAKQAKKDGYVQISDIFEETANQEKEHAKRLFKLLEGGEVEIAAAFPAGVIGTTLENLKEAAGGENYEWTDMYPGFAKTAREEGFDDIADILESIAVAEKQHEKRYLDLAANIEAGRVFKRDSATTWRCRNCGYLHEGTEAVAECPACAHPQAHFELLGENW, encoded by the coding sequence ATGGCACGTTTGAAAGGAACCCGGACGGAAAAGAATCTGCTGACCGCATTTGCCGGCGAGTCCCAGGCCCGCAACCGCTACACCTATTTTGCCAAGCAGGCCAAAAAGGACGGATACGTTCAGATTTCAGATATTTTCGAGGAAACCGCCAACCAGGAAAAAGAGCATGCTAAGCGGCTTTTCAAGCTTCTGGAGGGCGGTGAGGTGGAAATTGCAGCAGCCTTTCCCGCAGGGGTCATCGGCACCACCCTGGAGAACCTGAAGGAAGCTGCCGGCGGTGAGAATTATGAATGGACCGACATGTATCCCGGCTTTGCCAAAACCGCCCGGGAGGAAGGATTCGATGATATCGCAGATATTCTCGAATCCATTGCTGTTGCTGAAAAACAGCATGAAAAGCGCTACCTGGATCTGGCGGCCAATATCGAAGCCGGCCGCGTGTTCAAGCGCGATTCCGCCACCACCTGGCGCTGCCGCAATTGCGGATACCTCCACGAAGGCACCGAGGCCGTGGCGGAGTGCCCGGCCTGCGCCCACCCCCAGGCCCATTTCGAACTTCTGGGCGAAAACTGGTAA